The Corynebacterium mycetoides genome includes the window AGCAGCGACACCGACAGCACGGTGATCCCGGTGTCCAGCGCGTTTTTGCCGTGGGACTCGTTGCGGCCCGCCGTCTCCCCGCCCACCACAACTAATCTGGAGCTCATGCGCTTTACCCTACCCAGAGCCGCCGCGGCGCTCGTAGCCGTCGGCTTCCTCGCCGGCTGCTCCGCGGACGAGCCCGCCCAACCGCCCACTCCCGTCGGAGAAGCCGTCCCCGCCCTCGATCAGGGCTTGCCTCACGACGCCCTGCCGGACGCTTCACCCGACCCGGCGGGGGCGTGCCCGTACCTGGATGCGCCATGGGTCGCGGAGGCGAACGGGCAGCGGGTGACAGCCGTCGGGGTCGACCAGCGCTTCGACACCCCCGCGTGCGTGTTCTGGTCCTACCAGGATGCTCCCCAGCTGACGGTGCTGGTGCGGCACATGCCCACCCCGGCAGACGCGATGGCCGTGGTGGATTGGGCGGCGCCGATCGAATACACCGAGCCGGCTAGCGATCCGGAGGGGTGGGACGGCGGGCGCCACGGCGGCGGCGCCGTCCCCGGCCGGGTCGGGGCGGCGTACTCCGTGGCCAAGGGTCCCGTCGCAGTCACCGTGTTCACCGACCAGGACGAGTCGGTCAAGGCTCAGGTTGTCGCGGAGCAAGTAATCACTACCCTGGGGTTGTGACCATCCCCCAGCCCATCCGCGTCGCGGCGCTCGTGCTCCGCGACGCCGCCGGGCGCGTCCTGTGCGTGCGCAAGGTGGGCAGCGGGCGCTTCCAGCTCCCGGGCGGCAAGCCGGAGCGCGGGGAGACGCCGCTGGAGGCGGCGCTGCGCGAGACGCGCGAGGAGACAAGTCTCGACGTCTGCGCTGACGAGGTGGGCTTTCTCGGGGAGTTCGCGGCACCGGCGGCGAATGAGCCCGGTTTCCAGGTCAGCGCGGCGGTCTTTGCCGGTACGGCGGTGTTCGCCAAGGCGCTAGCCGCCGTTCCCGCCACCGCCTCCGGGGAGATCGAGCAGCTCGCCTGGATCGACCCCCACGCCCCGGCCGGTTACGAGCTCGCCCCTCTGCTGTCGGCCGAGGTCTTCCCCGCGCTGCGGGAACGGGAGCTGACCGCGGTGGCGGTGTTCGCTGGGGCGAACCCGGGCACGAACCCCGCAAACCTGACGCTGGCGGACGAGCTCGGCGCGGAGCTGGCCTCGCGCGGCATCACCCTGGTCTACGGGGGCTCGCGCCTCGGCGTCATGGGCCGGGTCGCGACTGCCGTCAGCGCGGCCGGCGGGCAGTCCATCGGGGTGCTCACCCATCGCCTGGCCGGCCACGAGCTGCAGTACGAGGGCCTGACCAGGGTGGAAATGGTGGACACCCTGGCGCAGCGCAAGGCCCGCATGGGCGAGCTTTCCGACGCCATCATCGCCCTGCCCGGCGGTACCGGCACCCTCGACGAATTATTTGACCAGTGGACGGCCCAGCAGCTCGGCTACCACAACACCCCCATCGGCCTGTTGGGCGTGGACTTCTGGTCGCCGTTCGTCGCTATGATCGACCACATGGTTTCCCAGGGGTTCATCCGCCCATCCGACCGCGCCTCCCTTGTTCTATCCAATGACGCAGGCGAGCTTATCGACGCCCTGCGTACCTGGATTCCCCCCGTTCCGAGGTGGATGTGATGCGCCGCTGGGCCGCCGCGGTTGCCGGGCTCCTGGCCTCCTCGTTTGCCCTCTCGGGGTGCCAGTCCGAGCCGATTGACCATGTGGGGACCCACACGTCCGTGGCCCCGCCGCTCGGAGTGGTCCCCACCCTGGACGCCGACCCCACGCGGGTCGAGGCGACAGAGATGGCGCAGGCCATCGACATGGACCCGTCCGACATCCGCGTCTACGTGGCGCTCGGCGACTCGTACGCGGCGATGGGCTCCGCCACGGGAGAGAAGGCGGACCCCAGCTTCTGCGCGCAGTCAAAGGACAACTACCCTAACGAGCTCGCGGGCATGCTGGGCCGTTCGGTCGAATTCGTCGACGCCACCTGCCAGGGCTCGACCACGGCCAACATCGAGGGCCCGCGCGTAGTGCCCGAAGAAGACGTCTCCATCGAGCCGCAGATCAACCAGCTGCGCAGCGACGCCGACCTGGTCACCGTCTCGATGGGCGGCAACGACATCGGCTTCGCCGAGATCGCGCGGTGCATCAACGACATGCTGTCCGGTTCGGACCGCAACTGCGCCGAGGAGTTCGCGCTGCCGCTGGGCCAGGCCATGGCGGAACTGCCGACTAAGCTCACGGACATGCACGCGGCGATCCGCGAGAAGGCGCCCGGCGCGGTCGTCGTCGCCACCGGGTACTCGCCGTTGGTTTCCATGGAGCAGCAGTGCGCCATCACGGATAACATCGGCCGCGAGGGGGTTGAGTGGGCGGTGTGGCTCACGGCCGCCATCAACAACCTCGTCAAGCAGTCCGCCGAGGCCAGCGGGGCCATCTTCGCCCTGCCCGAGGACGTGGAGAGGCACACCACCTGCGCGGTGCCCAAGCAGCGCTGGGTGTCCATCGACGGCACAGACACCAACTCATATCCCGCCCACCCCACGCCGAAGGGTCAGCACGAGATGGCGGAAACGGTCACGACCGTCCTGGGCCGCTAGCCCGCTCACACCACGACGTCGTTGTACGGCATCAGGGTGGACACCCACGGGAATACAACCTCCATGAGCAGGAAGAACACCCCCACCGCACACAGCAGGGCGATGACGGCTTTCACCGCGGTCGGTCCCGGCAGCATGCGCCACAGAGCTTCGTACATCTAGCTCGCCTCCTTCATGGCTGACGGCGGCCCGCCAGCCTTGTCCGTGGTCTCGGTCAAGACCGCGTGGATAATCATGCGCTGCGCGTTGGAGAACTGCGGGTGGCACGTCGTCAGCGTCATAATTCCCTCCGCCCCCGGCGCGACCTCCACGGCCGCGGCGCCGGGAACCGGGTTGAGCACGCTGACGTCGTTGGGCAGCGTGATGTGCCTGCCGAGCACCCCGGAGTAGTCCCCGTCCACCACGCGGTGCGCCACCTCGCCTGCCAGGCACTGCGCCGCTTCCGCGTCGCGGCCGGCTGGATCACCGGCCATGGGGAGAACCCGGTAGGTGACCCAGCTCGTCTGCGTTTCCACCACGATGGCGTCGCAGGCGTCGAGCCGCCCCAGGTCGTTGAAGGGGGCGCCCTTGCCCACCCGGTGGCCGGCGACCGCGAAATTGCCCGGTTGCCCCGGCATCTGCGTGTCCGGGTAGCGCCCGGGACCGGCCAGGAGGTCTTCCTCGTCGACCCCTTCGATGATGGCGAACTGGTAGTCGGATCCGAACGCGGGGATGTACATGCGCGCGAACGCGTCGCCCAGGTCGTGAGTGGTGGCGACGCGCGGGTTGACCCACTGCTGTTCGAGTGATTCCTGGGCGTCGTCCTGCAGTTTGGCGGAGGCGAGGTTGGTCCAGAACGCCTCATAAAACGCGAAGAGCAGCAGAATCACGCCGAGGGTCAGCAGGATCTCCCCCGCGACGTGGCTCGCACTCGCGCGGCGTCTTTCACTGCCTGCGGGTGGCAGCGGTACCGAGGACATGGCCTAACATTAACCCAGTTGCCCGGTCGACCAAACAGGTGGTTTTACCCGATGATTGAAGCCTTTGTCTATCCCGTTTCGGCGGTGATGAAGTTCTGGCACTGGCTCCTCGCCGGCGTCTTCGGCATGGAGAGCTCACCGTCGTGGGTGGCGTCCGTGATTTTGCTGGTGGTGACCATCCGCGGCCTGATTGCGCCACTACAGTGGTATTCCTTCAAAACCAGCCGCCTGCTCGTTCTCATGCGCCCGCGGCTCGCCGCGATCGAGCAGGAGTACTCAGCCGAGGTTTCCGCCGAAAGCATTAAGGCCAAGGAGCAAGCGACCAAGGCTGTGCACAAGGAGTACCAGTACAACCCGTTCGCCGGGTGCGTACCCGCGCTCATCCAGCTCCCGTTCTTCCTGGGCCTCTACCGGCTCTTGTTGTGGATGGCGGTGCCGGCGTCGGCCGGCGGCCGCCCGCTCGGCGTGCTCAGCCCGGCAGAAGTGGAGTCCTTCCGGGAGTCGACGCTGCTGGGGGTTCCGCTGCCCGCCTACATGTCGATGACCCCCGAGCAGTTCGCCCACCTGGGCACGACGCTCAGCGATGTCCGGGCGCTCGCCGTTCCGATGCTGGTCGCCGCCGTGTGCTTCACCACATTCAACATGGTGGTCTCGCAAATCCGCACGCGCTCCACCCTCGAGTGGGGCAACCCGACGGCGCACCGCGTCTACGCTTTCGTGTGGGTGTTGGTTCCGCTGGCCGCCCTCGGCATCACCATCGCGGGGCTCACCGGGCTGGTGCCCATCGCTCTGCTGCTGTACTGGGTGAGTGGCAACTTGTGGACTCTGCTCCAGACCGTCGTTCTCTGGTACCTCGTCGTGCGGGTTTTTCCGCTTGACGACGCCCACCTGACCCACATGTCGGAGGCTAAAGAGGCCGAAATGCTCCGCCGGCGCGGCGAGCGGGAGAAGAAGCGTTCCCGCCGGCGCCGGAAGCTGTCGGCGGTAGCCAACCCGTCGACGCTGCCCGCCGTGCGCCGCGAGCTCCAGGCCGAGAAGGCGGCGGAGAAAGCCGAGAAAGCCGAAGCGAAGGCGGAGAAGAAACGCCGCGCCGCCGAGCGTCGCGCAGCTGTCAAAGAGGCGAACAGGCTCCAGCGCGAGGAGATCCGGAAAAAGCCCCGCTCCTAGATGGAGTAGTCCACCGGCGGCGCGCCGAGGAGCTCCTTGGCAAGCTGCTTGCCCGTCTCCAGGGGCCCCACGTCTCGCAGGAACCGCGCCCCCGACAGCCCGCCTTCGAACAGAATGAGCATCTGGTCGGCTTGGGCGTCGGAGGCGTAGCCATTCTTTGAGGTCAGAAGCTGCGTCATCGTCGAGTGGAGCCACTCGCGGTGCGCGGTCGCCGCGGCCACGATGCGCTGCTCGGACTCAGTCTCTGGGCGCGGATACTCGTTGGCCGCGTTGAGGAAGGGCGAGCCGCGAAAATCCTTCTGCGGCTCCTCCTCGATCGCCATGTCGAAGAAGGCGAGGAGCTTTTCGTCCGGGTCGTGTGTCGCGTCGGCGCGCGCGTGCCACCGGGCACGGTAGTCGTCGTCAAGCTTTTCCAGGTAGGCGATGACGAGGTTATCTTTGGAGCCGAGCAGCGAGTACAGGGAGGCTTTGGCAACATCGGCCTCGCGGAGGATGCGGTCGATGCCGATGACGCGGATGCCTTCCTCGGTGAACAACTTGGTCGCGGCGTCGAGAAGGCGCTGCCGGGGGCTCGGCCTGTTGCGGCGTCGAGCCGGCGCCTTCTTCTTGCTCGCAGATCCCGTTGTCAACCTCTACCCTCTCGTTCTCCATGGGACGTTACTTTCCTCAATCAATATAGACAAACCGGTACGTTCACACCAGTTCGCAGCGAAAACGGCCCCCTCAGTGCCGGTGGCACCGGGGAGGCCGTTGAGCGCGCGAGTTAGCGACGCGAGCCGGTGACTGCGTTAACGATGGTCAGCAGGATAACCGCGCCGATCAGGCAGGTGATGAAGCTCATGAAGATGTTGCTCATCGGGTCATCCATGAACAGGCCGAGCAGCCAGCCGCCGAGAAGGCCGCCGATGATGCCCACGACGATGTTGAGAACGATGCCCATCTGAGCGTCGCGGCCCTTAATCATCGAAGCGATCCAACCAGCGATGCCGCCGATGATGATCCATCCCAAAAATCCCCAAGTCATGATGTATGTCCTTTCAGATAGTTTTCAACAGCGCCTCAATTATCCATGCTTTTCCAAGAATGCGCCACGTTGAACACCTACGGTGAGGTAACGAGTCAACAACAATTAGCTGAGCGGGCGGACCACCATCATGGGGCACGGAGCAGACTGGAGGAGCGCGCGGGAGGTGGAACCCAGAAGCATCCCCTTGAATCCACCGCGGCCGTGCGAGCCGGTGATCAGCAGCTGTGCGCCCTGCGCAGCCTCGGCCAACGCGTGCACCGGGCGATCCCGGGTGATGACCTTGCGGACCTCAACATCCGGGAAACGCTCCTGCAGATCAGCGAGGTAGGAGGTCATCTTCTCCTCCTGCGCCTGCTGCATCGCGAACCAATAGTCGTCGGTGATGGCGTACCCCGCGCCCGGCCCCTGAATAGGGGCATCGACCCACGTGTGCACCGCCACCAGTTCCGCCTGGCGGACGCTGGCTTCCTCGAACGCCACCTCCGTGGCGCGCTGGGAGACCTCGGAGCCGTCAATACCGACCACGACCGGGCCGTACTTGGTCTCGTCGGTGACGTTGTTGTCTTCGCGCACAACAACAACCGGGCACGACGCGTGGGAGACCACGGCCGCGGACACGGATCCGAGAACCATCCCGGAGAGCCCGCCCAGGCCGCGCGAGCCCATCACGATCATGGACGAGTCGTGAGACATCTCCAGGAGCATGTCAATCGGGGATCCCTCGGCGACAGCGTGCCCGATCTTGATGTCGGGGGCCACCGTCAGCGCCAGCTCGCGGGCGGCGTCGACTTTGGCCATCGTTTCGCGCTGCAGGTCGTCGAAAAGCTCCTGCGGGGGAACCATGCCCTCCGCGTAGAGGAACTGGGGCATGGTGTAGCTCGCGGCTAGACGCAGGGGGATGTCGCGCTTTGCGGCCGTGTTGGCGGCCCAGCGCACGGCATTGTCGGAGGCGGGGGAGCCGTCCACTGCGACAACGACGATGTCTTCGTCTTCGCGGTTAGCGCTAGTCATGGGAAACGCCCTTTCGGTAGTCGATGAGCTCCGGTCCGGGCGCACTCGAACCGAAGTGCTTTCTTAACCCGATTCTAGCGCGGCAACAGGGTTCTTACTTGGGAGTCTCCACCGGATATGCGGCCTCGGCGTTAGCCGGGTACAGGATGCTGTAGAGCATCTGGGCGAAGTCGAAAATGGCCTTGCCGATACCCTCGGAGAAGAACGCGATCACCGGCGCGAGAAGTGCATTGAAATCCATGCGATAAACTTAGCGCACATTATGGCGAGAAAGAACTCATCCAGGAAAGTTCCTCTTCCGCCCCGCGACGGCTTGGGGGCGAGCCGCATCCGCCTGCCCGAGCTCCCAGGCGACGAGACTATCACCGCCTTCGACTTACTCTCGCGGGTGATCAGCGAGCAGCGCCATAGGCACCCCGAGGACGACGAGGCCGCAGTTCTCGCCCGGTTCACCGCCGGCGAGGTCGTGCTTCGCGACGGCTCCCCCATCACGCCCAGCACCCCCCTCACGCCCGGAACCGATGTGTTCTTCTACCGCAGGCCCGCCCCGGAAACACCCGTACCCTACGAGATCGAGGTCATTTACGAAGACGACGGGCTCATGGTGGTGAACAAGCCGCCCTTCCTGGCGACCATGCCGCGGGCAGCGCACATCACCGAATCGGCCACCGTGCGCCTGCGCCGCTCCACCGGCAACGAGGAACTGACGCCCGCCCACCGGCTCGACCGCATGACGTCCGGCCTACTGCTGTTCACCAAGCACGCACGCCTTCGCGGTGCCTATCAGGAGCTATTCGCCCAGCGCAACGTGCTCAAGCGCTACGTGGCGCTCGCGCCCGACGTCGGGCTGGACGCGCCCGCTCGCTGGGAGCACCACATTGAGAAGCACCACGGCGAGGTTGCCTCCGCGATCGTCCCCGACCGCGAGCCGAACGCGCTGACCACCCTCCTCTCAGTTTCGCGTATCGACGCCCCCGAGATCCAACGCGCCCACAACACGTCCTTAGCAATTGCCCAGTACCTCCTGGAGCCCGCTACAGGGCGCACCCACCAGCTGCGCGTGCAAATGAACGCCGCCGGCGCCCCCATCCTCGGCGACCCGATTTACCCCACCGTCCACCCCTTCGGCGAGGAGGACTTCCGCGTGCCCATGCGGCTGGCATCTGTCTACCTCGCCTTCGCCGACCCGCTGGACGGCACTTACCGCGAGTTCCGGGCCCCGGCGTTTTGGTGAGCTTAATGAGGAGCCGGTGACCCTATGCGCGACGCCGGGAAGATCCCTCGCCGGGGACGAACGTCGACACGCGATGAAGGCGACCCCGTAAAGAAGTTTTTGCGCTACATCGAGCCGTGTTTCCAGGTGCCCCAGCGGAGCCCTTGTCGCGGACTACCCGCTGCTGACGGACTTTGGATCATGAGCCGACCTATTCCCCATTTACATTAAAAGTGCCTACTGTGGGTATCAATTCAGGCGTCTCCGAAGGGGAACTAGGTGAGCAGGGTGCTGTTGCAAAGTTGGGGGGAGAGCCGCAAAAACTCAGTTTCTCATTCCCTGATGGCCGCTGCGTGTGGGCGTTCTCAGGCCGTCTCGAAGACCCGGTTGACGATCACCGCGTCCGGGT containing:
- the yidC gene encoding membrane protein insertase YidC, translated to MIEAFVYPVSAVMKFWHWLLAGVFGMESSPSWVASVILLVVTIRGLIAPLQWYSFKTSRLLVLMRPRLAAIEQEYSAEVSAESIKAKEQATKAVHKEYQYNPFAGCVPALIQLPFFLGLYRLLLWMAVPASAGGRPLGVLSPAEVESFRESTLLGVPLPAYMSMTPEQFAHLGTTLSDVRALAVPMLVAAVCFTTFNMVVSQIRTRSTLEWGNPTAHRVYAFVWVLVPLAALGITIAGLTGLVPIALLLYWVSGNLWTLLQTVVLWYLVVRVFPLDDAHLTHMSEAKEAEMLRRRGEREKKRSRRRRKLSAVANPSTLPAVRRELQAEKAAEKAEKAEAKAEKKRRAAERRAAVKEANRLQREEIRKKPRS
- a CDS encoding DUF2020 domain-containing protein → MRFTLPRAAAALVAVGFLAGCSADEPAQPPTPVGEAVPALDQGLPHDALPDASPDPAGACPYLDAPWVAEANGQRVTAVGVDQRFDTPACVFWSYQDAPQLTVLVRHMPTPADAMAVVDWAAPIEYTEPASDPEGWDGGRHGGGAVPGRVGAAYSVAKGPVAVTVFTDQDESVKAQVVAEQVITTLGL
- a CDS encoding pseudouridine synthase; its protein translation is MARKNSSRKVPLPPRDGLGASRIRLPELPGDETITAFDLLSRVISEQRHRHPEDDEAAVLARFTAGEVVLRDGSPITPSTPLTPGTDVFFYRRPAPETPVPYEIEVIYEDDGLMVVNKPPFLATMPRAAHITESATVRLRRSTGNEELTPAHRLDRMTSGLLLFTKHARLRGAYQELFAQRNVLKRYVALAPDVGLDAPARWEHHIEKHHGEVASAIVPDREPNALTTLLSVSRIDAPEIQRAHNTSLAIAQYLLEPATGRTHQLRVQMNAAGAPILGDPIYPTVHPFGEEDFRVPMRLASVYLAFADPLDGTYREFRAPAFW
- a CDS encoding universal stress protein; protein product: MTSANREDEDIVVVAVDGSPASDNAVRWAANTAAKRDIPLRLAASYTMPQFLYAEGMVPPQELFDDLQRETMAKVDAARELALTVAPDIKIGHAVAEGSPIDMLLEMSHDSSMIVMGSRGLGGLSGMVLGSVSAAVVSHASCPVVVVREDNNVTDETKYGPVVVGIDGSEVSQRATEVAFEEASVRQAELVAVHTWVDAPIQGPGAGYAITDDYWFAMQQAQEEKMTSYLADLQERFPDVEVRKVITRDRPVHALAEAAQGAQLLITGSHGRGGFKGMLLGSTSRALLQSAPCPMMVVRPLS
- a CDS encoding TetR/AcrR family transcriptional regulator, which codes for MTTGSASKKKAPARRRNRPSPRQRLLDAATKLFTEEGIRVIGIDRILREADVAKASLYSLLGSKDNLVIAYLEKLDDDYRARWHARADATHDPDEKLLAFFDMAIEEEPQKDFRGSPFLNAANEYPRPETESEQRIVAAATAHREWLHSTMTQLLTSKNGYASDAQADQMLILFEGGLSGARFLRDVGPLETGKQLAKELLGAPPVDYSI
- a CDS encoding class E sortase, which produces MSSVPLPPAGSERRRASASHVAGEILLTLGVILLLFAFYEAFWTNLASAKLQDDAQESLEQQWVNPRVATTHDLGDAFARMYIPAFGSDYQFAIIEGVDEEDLLAGPGRYPDTQMPGQPGNFAVAGHRVGKGAPFNDLGRLDACDAIVVETQTSWVTYRVLPMAGDPAGRDAEAAQCLAGEVAHRVVDGDYSGVLGRHITLPNDVSVLNPVPGAAAVEVAPGAEGIMTLTTCHPQFSNAQRMIIHAVLTETTDKAGGPPSAMKEAS
- a CDS encoding GlsB/YeaQ/YmgE family stress response membrane protein gives rise to the protein MTWGFLGWIIIGGIAGWIASMIKGRDAQMGIVLNIVVGIIGGLLGGWLLGLFMDDPMSNIFMSFITCLIGAVILLTIVNAVTGSRR
- a CDS encoding TIGR00730 family Rossman fold protein produces the protein MTIPQPIRVAALVLRDAAGRVLCVRKVGSGRFQLPGGKPERGETPLEAALRETREETSLDVCADEVGFLGEFAAPAANEPGFQVSAAVFAGTAVFAKALAAVPATASGEIEQLAWIDPHAPAGYELAPLLSAEVFPALRERELTAVAVFAGANPGTNPANLTLADELGAELASRGITLVYGGSRLGVMGRVATAVSAAGGQSIGVLTHRLAGHELQYEGLTRVEMVDTLAQRKARMGELSDAIIALPGGTGTLDELFDQWTAQQLGYHNTPIGLLGVDFWSPFVAMIDHMVSQGFIRPSDRASLVLSNDAGELIDALRTWIPPVPRWM
- a CDS encoding SGNH/GDSL hydrolase family protein gives rise to the protein MRRWAAAVAGLLASSFALSGCQSEPIDHVGTHTSVAPPLGVVPTLDADPTRVEATEMAQAIDMDPSDIRVYVALGDSYAAMGSATGEKADPSFCAQSKDNYPNELAGMLGRSVEFVDATCQGSTTANIEGPRVVPEEDVSIEPQINQLRSDADLVTVSMGGNDIGFAEIARCINDMLSGSDRNCAEEFALPLGQAMAELPTKLTDMHAAIREKAPGAVVVATGYSPLVSMEQQCAITDNIGREGVEWAVWLTAAINNLVKQSAEASGAIFALPEDVERHTTCAVPKQRWVSIDGTDTNSYPAHPTPKGQHEMAETVTTVLGR